In Fundulus heteroclitus isolate FHET01 chromosome 8, MU-UCD_Fhet_4.1, whole genome shotgun sequence, a genomic segment contains:
- the LOC105930032 gene encoding mucin-5AC isoform X1 translates to MVSKEPDHLLTGQSNGKSTLADKLPGTMTVRSVLLNRDSPDIESRLKRRRNRTHQVRFKDLEDGSSSSGNSATGENNSRQRPAKDRDSPHPLRKHNSMSSQPWIDRQHTEGLLGQTSVVGAVRGDMASTIEKVAAFLARAPPHPLTPGPTRRCWAPPQSNSLTLPMTRRPSTSTSTAIQTSPCLKKPQSLSSSHARSHSIGDSVGVDGDDEHDSQDEYLSHNQVLPGSKDQSRPLSSGDKTVVERRSKVLRTEIKSSVMVKTSRHSCPPSTFHNSDLCHCSSISCRDGPKRQGSSTPSVVRRRKRLSRTTSDPGKEVHFCTTPTQTESPPQSPPPSNTKLCTTEVQTESPSSPTNLKYCITQSQAEQKHQSPNLSDEHCSTQIQTTKSCPTLPQNVEQCTPQKHTNSPCPSSPNHKPCTTRLPTCSSIASSPLVASPSSHSDTPISAPSAQSPPNTKISSVPYCTSPPMPANALVQPPEQCSKAASTSPTKPASVPPPPPNILPIPSTTTSTPTTSQSPIPYYTVLSPPTPPSKAVCSSPSFAVPQASSHNCPSPIPSLLSSFSSTCSTPTPTVSTTLTSCEPTKQPTAVPNVRHQQPSPGPTNNVPPTNLTPCTIVTQTALSCTSISYYTSTHPGAPHAPHINQTSPSYTTVIQTVSHCNIPYQTVQNNTPASTGISLYSSPVPRLESCTSPPPIVKAYVSTLQNAQACGTPTKAVPLYSSTFRAAPPYTPPSQAPYNAQDKRGIRLPPPPPPPPPYTPRKKGSEPVLATSQTPMLRTESKASEKGVEMEEKKEDTKDIKCKDSPKLCGRASSLKHRAQTPPVAVMKGERRSSTSSPAKAGFKPSCLSSAQAQLGVLHKMLCSGASVRPNTPNSQRSLPPNHQGCSGVGRGCSSSGEQPATGPLSPTQADTLRQVQEILGGLMSGARCKLDPSRVTEKLLSPNGPLHDIRSLQNQLHSLEGVLETSQNTIKVLLDVIQDLEKKEAERDGRHSYRTGQDIENCGTCRDCACIIYRSTDRSSHCQTFAPLHASWNVEHDFRLQEGQVVRTWKVGDPPEGSPQTPPQATTPHQQDSPQLVRPPATTKKNRKKCFWFL, encoded by the coding sequence ATGGTGAGCAAGGAGCCTGATCACTTGCTCACGGGCCAAAGTAATGGCAAGAGCACCTTGGCGGACAAGCTGCCAGGGACAATGACTGTGCGCTCTGTTCTGCTCAATCGAGACTCACCGGATATTGAAAGTCGACTCAAGCGACGTCGCAACCGCACTCATCAGGTTCGCTTTAAAGACCTTGAGGATGGCAGTAGCAGTAGTGGCAACAGTGCAACAGGAGAAAATAACAGCCGTCAACGGCCTGCCAAAGACCGCGACAGCCCACATCCTCTTCGCAAACACAACAGCATGTCCTCCCAGCCATGGATAGACAGACAACACACTGAAGGCCTACTTGGTCAAACCTCTGTGGTGGGGGCTGTGCGTGGGGATATGGCCAGTACTATAGAAAAGGTGGCTGCTTTTTTAGCACGGGCCCCACCTCATCCATTGACACCTGGTCCCACACGCAGATGTTGGGCACCACCACAGTCTAACTCTTTAACTTTACCAATGACACGGAGACCCAGTACAAGCACCAGCACAGCCATTCAGACTTCACCCTGCCTCAAAAAACCTCAGTCTCTTTCATCCTCCCATGCACGTAGCCACAGCATTGGGGATTCAGTTGGTGTGGATGGAGATGATGAGCATGACTCTCAAGATGAGTACCTTAGCCACAATCAGGTGCTGCCTGGGTCCAAAGATCAGAGCAGACCCCTGAGCTCTGGGGATAAAACTGTGGTAGAACGAAGATCTAAAGTATTAAGGACAGAAATTAAGTCAAGTGTTATGGTAAAAACATCAAGACACAGCTGTCCACCATCGACTTTTCACAACAGCGATCTATGCCACTGTTCTTCTATATCTTGCCGAGATGGTCCCAAGCGTCAGGGAAGTAGCACTCCTTCAGTGGTAAGGAGGAGAAAGCGCCTAAGCCGGACTACAAGTGATCCTGGAAAGGAAGTGCACTTCTGCACTACTCCCACACAGACTGAAAGCCCCCCTCAATCTCCACCTCCTTCAAATACCAAACTCTGTACCACTGAAGTTCAAACTGAGAGTCCATCATCACCTACAAATTTGAAGTATTGCATCACCCAAAGTCAAGCTGAACAGAAACATCAGTCTCCAAATTTGAGTGACGAACACTGCTCAACACAAATTCAAACTACTAAGTCTTGTCCAACCCTACCTCAGAATGTTGAGCAGTGCACCcctcaaaaacacacaaactctcCATGTCCCTCTTCCCCAAATCATAAACCTTGCACTACACGATTGCCAACTTGTAGCTCCATTGCCTCTTCACCTCTAGTTGCATCACCTAGCTCACATTCTGATACCCCAATATCTGCTCCCTCAGCCCAAAGCCCTCCCAACACCAAAATTTCTAGTGTGCCTTACTGTACTTCTCCTCCAATGCCTGCAAATGCACTAGTACAACCCCCTGAACAATGCTCTAAGGCAGCTTCTACATCTCCCACCAAGCCAGCAAGtgtccctcctcctccaccgaaCATCCTACCTATTCCGTCCACCACTACTTCTACACCTACTACTTCCCAAAGCCCTATTCCTTATTATACTGTTTTGTCTCCACCAACACCACCCAGCAAAGCTGTTTGTTCTAGTCCTTCCTTTGCTGTCCCGCAGGCCTCCTCACATAACTGCCCCTCCCCAATACCAAGTCTATTGTCATCATTTTCGTCAACCTGCTCCACCCCTACCCCAACTGTAAGCACCACTTTAACATCCTGTGAACCTACCAAACAGCCCACTGCTGTCCCAAATGTAAGACATCAACAGCCATCACCAGGTCCAACAAATAATGTACCTCCCACAAACCTAACGCCCTGTACAATTGTGACTCAGACTGCCCTGTCTTGCACTTCAATATCATATTACACCAGCACACATCCAGGTGCTCCCCACGCACCTCACATTAATCAAACATCTCCTTCTTACACCACTGTTATTCAAACTGTATCTCACTGTAACATACCATATCAAACAGTGCAAAATAACACCCCTGCCAGCACAGGCATATCCCTATATTCATCCCCTGTCCCCAGACTTGAATCTTGCACTTCTCCACCTCCAATTGTGAAAGCCTATGTGTCCACTCTACAAAATGCTCAAGCGTGTGGGACTCCAACTAAAGCTGTTCCTTTGTACTCTTCAACATTTCGAGCTGCACCACCATACACCCCTCCTTCTCAAGCCCCATATAATGCTCAGGATAAAAGGGGCATTCGACTtccacctcctccaccaccacctcctccctACACACCACGGAAAAAGGGAAGTGAGCCAGTACTTGCCACATCTCAAACACCCATGCTCAGGACAGAGAGCAAGGCCAGTGAAAAAGGTGTGGAAATGGAGGAGAAAAAGGAGGATACAAAGGATATAAAATGTAAAGACTCGCCCAAGCTCTGTGGGAGAGCCAGTTCTCTGAAGCACAGAGCTCAAACTCCGCCAGTTGCTGTGATGAAGGGAGAGAGGCGCTCCTCTACCTCCTCCCCTGCCAAGGCCGGTTTTAAGCCCAGCTGTCTTAGCTCAGCCCAGGCTCAGCTTGGGGTGCTACACAAAATGCTCTGCTCAGGAGCCAGCGTCAGGCCCAACACACCAAACAGCCAACGCTCTCTGCCTCCTAACCACCAGGGCTGCTCTGGTGTCGGGAGGGGTTGCTCTTCCTCTGGGGAACAGCCTGCAACTGGACCACTGAGTCCCACACAAGCTGACACTTTAAGACAGGTTCAAGAAATTCTAGGAGGATTGATGTCTGGGGCCAGGTGCAAACTGGACCCATCACGGGTGACAGAAAAGCTCCTGAGTCCCAATGGACCACTGCATGATATTCGGAGCCTGCAGAACCAGCTTCACAGTCTGGAAGGCGTCCTGGAGACAAGCCAGAACACCATTAAGGTCCTGCTGGATGTCATTCAAGACCTTGAGAAAAAGGAAGCAGAGAGAGATGG
- the LOC105930032 gene encoding mucin-5AC isoform X4: protein MVSKEPDHLLTGQSNGKSTLADKLPGTMTVRSVLLNRDSPDIESRLKRRRNRTHQVRFKDLEDGSSSSGNSATGENNSRQRPAKDRDSPHPLRKHNSMSSQPWIDRQHTEGLLGQTSVVGAVRGDMASTIEKVAAFLARAPPHPLTPGPTRRCWAPPQSNSLTLPMTRRPSTSTSTAIQTSPCLKKPQSLSSSHARSHSIGDSVGVDGDDEHDSQDEYLSHNQVLPGSKDQSRPLSSGDKTVVERRSKVLRTEIKSSVMVKTSRHSCPPSTFHNSDLCHCSSISCRDGPKRQGSSTPSVVRRRKRLSRTTSDPGKEVHFCTTPTQTESPPQSPPPSNTKLCTTEVQTESPSSPTNLKYCITQSQAEQKHQSPNLSDEHCSTQIQTTKSCPTLPQNVEQCTPQKHTNSPCPSSPNHKPCTTRLPTCSSIASSPLVASPSSHSDTPISAPSAQSPPNTKISSVPYCTSPPMPANALVQPPEQCSKAASTSPTKPASVPPPPPNILPIPSTTTSTPTTSQSPIPYYTVLSPPTPPSKAVCSSPSFAVPQASSHNCPSPIPSLLSSFSSTCSTPTPTVSTTLTSCEPTKQPTAVPNVRHQQPSPGPTNNVPPTNLTPCTIVTQTALSCTSISYYTSTHPGAPHAPHINQTSPSYTTVIQTVSHCNIPYQTVQNNTPASTGISLYSSPVPRLESCTSPPPIVKAYVSTLQNAQACGTPTKAVPLYSSTFRAAPPYTPPSQAPYNAQDKRGIRLPPPPPPPPPYTPRKKGSEPVLATSQTPMLRTESKASEKGVEMEEKKEDTKDIKCKDSPKLCGRASSLKHRAQTPPVAVMKGERRSSTSSPAKAGFKPSCLSSAQAQLGVLHKMLCSGASVRPNTPNSQRSLPPNHQGCSGVGRGCSSSGEQPATGPLSPTQADTLRQVQEILGGLMSGARCKLDPSRVTEKLLSPNGPLHDIRSLQNQLHSLEGVLETSQNTIKVLLDVIQDLEKKEAERDGHSYRTGQDIENCGTCRDCACIIYSVEHDFRLQEGQVVRTWKVGDPPEGSPQTPPQATTPHQQDSPQLVRPPATTKKNRKKCFWFL from the coding sequence ATGGTGAGCAAGGAGCCTGATCACTTGCTCACGGGCCAAAGTAATGGCAAGAGCACCTTGGCGGACAAGCTGCCAGGGACAATGACTGTGCGCTCTGTTCTGCTCAATCGAGACTCACCGGATATTGAAAGTCGACTCAAGCGACGTCGCAACCGCACTCATCAGGTTCGCTTTAAAGACCTTGAGGATGGCAGTAGCAGTAGTGGCAACAGTGCAACAGGAGAAAATAACAGCCGTCAACGGCCTGCCAAAGACCGCGACAGCCCACATCCTCTTCGCAAACACAACAGCATGTCCTCCCAGCCATGGATAGACAGACAACACACTGAAGGCCTACTTGGTCAAACCTCTGTGGTGGGGGCTGTGCGTGGGGATATGGCCAGTACTATAGAAAAGGTGGCTGCTTTTTTAGCACGGGCCCCACCTCATCCATTGACACCTGGTCCCACACGCAGATGTTGGGCACCACCACAGTCTAACTCTTTAACTTTACCAATGACACGGAGACCCAGTACAAGCACCAGCACAGCCATTCAGACTTCACCCTGCCTCAAAAAACCTCAGTCTCTTTCATCCTCCCATGCACGTAGCCACAGCATTGGGGATTCAGTTGGTGTGGATGGAGATGATGAGCATGACTCTCAAGATGAGTACCTTAGCCACAATCAGGTGCTGCCTGGGTCCAAAGATCAGAGCAGACCCCTGAGCTCTGGGGATAAAACTGTGGTAGAACGAAGATCTAAAGTATTAAGGACAGAAATTAAGTCAAGTGTTATGGTAAAAACATCAAGACACAGCTGTCCACCATCGACTTTTCACAACAGCGATCTATGCCACTGTTCTTCTATATCTTGCCGAGATGGTCCCAAGCGTCAGGGAAGTAGCACTCCTTCAGTGGTAAGGAGGAGAAAGCGCCTAAGCCGGACTACAAGTGATCCTGGAAAGGAAGTGCACTTCTGCACTACTCCCACACAGACTGAAAGCCCCCCTCAATCTCCACCTCCTTCAAATACCAAACTCTGTACCACTGAAGTTCAAACTGAGAGTCCATCATCACCTACAAATTTGAAGTATTGCATCACCCAAAGTCAAGCTGAACAGAAACATCAGTCTCCAAATTTGAGTGACGAACACTGCTCAACACAAATTCAAACTACTAAGTCTTGTCCAACCCTACCTCAGAATGTTGAGCAGTGCACCcctcaaaaacacacaaactctcCATGTCCCTCTTCCCCAAATCATAAACCTTGCACTACACGATTGCCAACTTGTAGCTCCATTGCCTCTTCACCTCTAGTTGCATCACCTAGCTCACATTCTGATACCCCAATATCTGCTCCCTCAGCCCAAAGCCCTCCCAACACCAAAATTTCTAGTGTGCCTTACTGTACTTCTCCTCCAATGCCTGCAAATGCACTAGTACAACCCCCTGAACAATGCTCTAAGGCAGCTTCTACATCTCCCACCAAGCCAGCAAGtgtccctcctcctccaccgaaCATCCTACCTATTCCGTCCACCACTACTTCTACACCTACTACTTCCCAAAGCCCTATTCCTTATTATACTGTTTTGTCTCCACCAACACCACCCAGCAAAGCTGTTTGTTCTAGTCCTTCCTTTGCTGTCCCGCAGGCCTCCTCACATAACTGCCCCTCCCCAATACCAAGTCTATTGTCATCATTTTCGTCAACCTGCTCCACCCCTACCCCAACTGTAAGCACCACTTTAACATCCTGTGAACCTACCAAACAGCCCACTGCTGTCCCAAATGTAAGACATCAACAGCCATCACCAGGTCCAACAAATAATGTACCTCCCACAAACCTAACGCCCTGTACAATTGTGACTCAGACTGCCCTGTCTTGCACTTCAATATCATATTACACCAGCACACATCCAGGTGCTCCCCACGCACCTCACATTAATCAAACATCTCCTTCTTACACCACTGTTATTCAAACTGTATCTCACTGTAACATACCATATCAAACAGTGCAAAATAACACCCCTGCCAGCACAGGCATATCCCTATATTCATCCCCTGTCCCCAGACTTGAATCTTGCACTTCTCCACCTCCAATTGTGAAAGCCTATGTGTCCACTCTACAAAATGCTCAAGCGTGTGGGACTCCAACTAAAGCTGTTCCTTTGTACTCTTCAACATTTCGAGCTGCACCACCATACACCCCTCCTTCTCAAGCCCCATATAATGCTCAGGATAAAAGGGGCATTCGACTtccacctcctccaccaccacctcctccctACACACCACGGAAAAAGGGAAGTGAGCCAGTACTTGCCACATCTCAAACACCCATGCTCAGGACAGAGAGCAAGGCCAGTGAAAAAGGTGTGGAAATGGAGGAGAAAAAGGAGGATACAAAGGATATAAAATGTAAAGACTCGCCCAAGCTCTGTGGGAGAGCCAGTTCTCTGAAGCACAGAGCTCAAACTCCGCCAGTTGCTGTGATGAAGGGAGAGAGGCGCTCCTCTACCTCCTCCCCTGCCAAGGCCGGTTTTAAGCCCAGCTGTCTTAGCTCAGCCCAGGCTCAGCTTGGGGTGCTACACAAAATGCTCTGCTCAGGAGCCAGCGTCAGGCCCAACACACCAAACAGCCAACGCTCTCTGCCTCCTAACCACCAGGGCTGCTCTGGTGTCGGGAGGGGTTGCTCTTCCTCTGGGGAACAGCCTGCAACTGGACCACTGAGTCCCACACAAGCTGACACTTTAAGACAGGTTCAAGAAATTCTAGGAGGATTGATGTCTGGGGCCAGGTGCAAACTGGACCCATCACGGGTGACAGAAAAGCTCCTGAGTCCCAATGGACCACTGCATGATATTCGGAGCCTGCAGAACCAGCTTCACAGTCTGGAAGGCGTCCTGGAGACAAGCCAGAACACCATTAAGGTCCTGCTGGATGTCATTCAAGACCTTGAGAAAAAGGAAGCAGAGAGAGATGG
- the LOC105930032 gene encoding mucin-5AC isoform X2, whose translation MVSKEPDHLLTGQSNGKSTLADKLPGTMTVRSVLLNRDSPDIESRLKRRRNRTHQVRFKDLEDGSSSSGNSATGENNSRQRPAKDRDSPHPLRKHNSMSSQPWIDRQHTEGLLGQTSVVGAVRGDMASTIEKVAAFLARAPPHPLTPGPTRRCWAPPQSNSLTLPMTRRPSTSTSTAIQTSPCLKKPQSLSSSHARSHSIGDSVGVDGDDEHDSQDEYLSHNQVLPGSKDQSRPLSSGDKTVVERRSKVLRTEIKSSVMVKTSRHSCPPSTFHNSDLCHCSSISCRDGPKRQGSSTPSVVRRRKRLSRTTSDPGKEVHFCTTPTQTESPPQSPPPSNTKLCTTEVQTESPSSPTNLKYCITQSQAEQKHQSPNLSDEHCSTQIQTTKSCPTLPQNVEQCTPQKHTNSPCPSSPNHKPCTTRLPTCSSIASSPLVASPSSHSDTPISAPSAQSPPNTKISSVPYCTSPPMPANALVQPPEQCSKAASTSPTKPASVPPPPPNILPIPSTTTSTPTTSQSPIPYYTVLSPPTPPSKAVCSSPSFAVPQASSHNCPSPIPSLLSSFSSTCSTPTPTVSTTLTSCEPTKQPTAVPNVRHQQPSPGPTNNVPPTNLTPCTIVTQTALSCTSISYYTSTHPGAPHAPHINQTSPSYTTVIQTVSHCNIPYQTVQNNTPASTGISLYSSPVPRLESCTSPPPIVKAYVSTLQNAQACGTPTKAVPLYSSTFRAAPPYTPPSQAPYNAQDKRGIRLPPPPPPPPPYTPRKKGSEPVLATSQTPMLRTESKASEKGVEMEEKKEDTKDIKCKDSPKLCGRASSLKHRAQTPPVAVMKGERRSSTSSPAKAGFKPSCLSSAQAQLGVLHKMLCSGASVRPNTPNSQRSLPPNHQGCSGVGRGCSSSGEQPATGPLSPTQADTLRQVQEILGGLMSGARCKLDPSRVTEKLLSPNGPLHDIRSLQNQLHSLEGVLETSQNTIKVLLDVIQDLEKKEAERDGHSYRTGQDIENCGTCRDCACIIYRSTDRSSHCQTFAPLHASWNVEHDFRLQEGQVVRTWKVGDPPEGSPQTPPQATTPHQQDSPQLVRPPATTKKNRKKCFWFL comes from the coding sequence ATGGTGAGCAAGGAGCCTGATCACTTGCTCACGGGCCAAAGTAATGGCAAGAGCACCTTGGCGGACAAGCTGCCAGGGACAATGACTGTGCGCTCTGTTCTGCTCAATCGAGACTCACCGGATATTGAAAGTCGACTCAAGCGACGTCGCAACCGCACTCATCAGGTTCGCTTTAAAGACCTTGAGGATGGCAGTAGCAGTAGTGGCAACAGTGCAACAGGAGAAAATAACAGCCGTCAACGGCCTGCCAAAGACCGCGACAGCCCACATCCTCTTCGCAAACACAACAGCATGTCCTCCCAGCCATGGATAGACAGACAACACACTGAAGGCCTACTTGGTCAAACCTCTGTGGTGGGGGCTGTGCGTGGGGATATGGCCAGTACTATAGAAAAGGTGGCTGCTTTTTTAGCACGGGCCCCACCTCATCCATTGACACCTGGTCCCACACGCAGATGTTGGGCACCACCACAGTCTAACTCTTTAACTTTACCAATGACACGGAGACCCAGTACAAGCACCAGCACAGCCATTCAGACTTCACCCTGCCTCAAAAAACCTCAGTCTCTTTCATCCTCCCATGCACGTAGCCACAGCATTGGGGATTCAGTTGGTGTGGATGGAGATGATGAGCATGACTCTCAAGATGAGTACCTTAGCCACAATCAGGTGCTGCCTGGGTCCAAAGATCAGAGCAGACCCCTGAGCTCTGGGGATAAAACTGTGGTAGAACGAAGATCTAAAGTATTAAGGACAGAAATTAAGTCAAGTGTTATGGTAAAAACATCAAGACACAGCTGTCCACCATCGACTTTTCACAACAGCGATCTATGCCACTGTTCTTCTATATCTTGCCGAGATGGTCCCAAGCGTCAGGGAAGTAGCACTCCTTCAGTGGTAAGGAGGAGAAAGCGCCTAAGCCGGACTACAAGTGATCCTGGAAAGGAAGTGCACTTCTGCACTACTCCCACACAGACTGAAAGCCCCCCTCAATCTCCACCTCCTTCAAATACCAAACTCTGTACCACTGAAGTTCAAACTGAGAGTCCATCATCACCTACAAATTTGAAGTATTGCATCACCCAAAGTCAAGCTGAACAGAAACATCAGTCTCCAAATTTGAGTGACGAACACTGCTCAACACAAATTCAAACTACTAAGTCTTGTCCAACCCTACCTCAGAATGTTGAGCAGTGCACCcctcaaaaacacacaaactctcCATGTCCCTCTTCCCCAAATCATAAACCTTGCACTACACGATTGCCAACTTGTAGCTCCATTGCCTCTTCACCTCTAGTTGCATCACCTAGCTCACATTCTGATACCCCAATATCTGCTCCCTCAGCCCAAAGCCCTCCCAACACCAAAATTTCTAGTGTGCCTTACTGTACTTCTCCTCCAATGCCTGCAAATGCACTAGTACAACCCCCTGAACAATGCTCTAAGGCAGCTTCTACATCTCCCACCAAGCCAGCAAGtgtccctcctcctccaccgaaCATCCTACCTATTCCGTCCACCACTACTTCTACACCTACTACTTCCCAAAGCCCTATTCCTTATTATACTGTTTTGTCTCCACCAACACCACCCAGCAAAGCTGTTTGTTCTAGTCCTTCCTTTGCTGTCCCGCAGGCCTCCTCACATAACTGCCCCTCCCCAATACCAAGTCTATTGTCATCATTTTCGTCAACCTGCTCCACCCCTACCCCAACTGTAAGCACCACTTTAACATCCTGTGAACCTACCAAACAGCCCACTGCTGTCCCAAATGTAAGACATCAACAGCCATCACCAGGTCCAACAAATAATGTACCTCCCACAAACCTAACGCCCTGTACAATTGTGACTCAGACTGCCCTGTCTTGCACTTCAATATCATATTACACCAGCACACATCCAGGTGCTCCCCACGCACCTCACATTAATCAAACATCTCCTTCTTACACCACTGTTATTCAAACTGTATCTCACTGTAACATACCATATCAAACAGTGCAAAATAACACCCCTGCCAGCACAGGCATATCCCTATATTCATCCCCTGTCCCCAGACTTGAATCTTGCACTTCTCCACCTCCAATTGTGAAAGCCTATGTGTCCACTCTACAAAATGCTCAAGCGTGTGGGACTCCAACTAAAGCTGTTCCTTTGTACTCTTCAACATTTCGAGCTGCACCACCATACACCCCTCCTTCTCAAGCCCCATATAATGCTCAGGATAAAAGGGGCATTCGACTtccacctcctccaccaccacctcctccctACACACCACGGAAAAAGGGAAGTGAGCCAGTACTTGCCACATCTCAAACACCCATGCTCAGGACAGAGAGCAAGGCCAGTGAAAAAGGTGTGGAAATGGAGGAGAAAAAGGAGGATACAAAGGATATAAAATGTAAAGACTCGCCCAAGCTCTGTGGGAGAGCCAGTTCTCTGAAGCACAGAGCTCAAACTCCGCCAGTTGCTGTGATGAAGGGAGAGAGGCGCTCCTCTACCTCCTCCCCTGCCAAGGCCGGTTTTAAGCCCAGCTGTCTTAGCTCAGCCCAGGCTCAGCTTGGGGTGCTACACAAAATGCTCTGCTCAGGAGCCAGCGTCAGGCCCAACACACCAAACAGCCAACGCTCTCTGCCTCCTAACCACCAGGGCTGCTCTGGTGTCGGGAGGGGTTGCTCTTCCTCTGGGGAACAGCCTGCAACTGGACCACTGAGTCCCACACAAGCTGACACTTTAAGACAGGTTCAAGAAATTCTAGGAGGATTGATGTCTGGGGCCAGGTGCAAACTGGACCCATCACGGGTGACAGAAAAGCTCCTGAGTCCCAATGGACCACTGCATGATATTCGGAGCCTGCAGAACCAGCTTCACAGTCTGGAAGGCGTCCTGGAGACAAGCCAGAACACCATTAAGGTCCTGCTGGATGTCATTCAAGACCTTGAGAAAAAGGAAGCAGAGAGAGATGG